A single genomic interval of Methylocystis sp. IM3 harbors:
- a CDS encoding SIR2 family protein: MQIGRFITERKYLLALQAIKDEVDPGDYQELLNQNFNEPVFEASKLHEIIFALDSRLVITTNFDKIYEKHCLNVSTEGFKVIPYNSTSLADELRSDTRLIIKAHGSIDEISAMIFTRGQYHSAKRDNPGFYGLLKAIFLLRAS; encoded by the coding sequence ATGCAGATTGGGCGGTTTATTACGGAGCGCAAATATCTTCTGGCGCTCCAAGCCATCAAAGATGAGGTTGATCCCGGAGACTACCAGGAGCTATTAAATCAAAATTTCAATGAACCGGTCTTCGAAGCTAGTAAGCTACACGAAATTATATTTGCTCTTGATTCCAGGTTGGTAATCACGACAAATTTTGATAAAATTTACGAAAAGCACTGTCTTAATGTGTCAACCGAAGGATTTAAGGTGATTCCGTACAATTCAACGTCTTTAGCTGATGAGCTGCGGTCTGATACTCGTCTCATAATCAAGGCGCATGGCAGCATCGATGAAATTAGTGCGATGATTTTTACAAGAGGTCAGTATCATAGTGCGAAAAGAGACAATCCAGGTTTCTACGGCCTTCTAAAGGCGATATTTCTGTTGCGAGCTTCTTGA
- the tnpA gene encoding IS66-like element accessory protein TnpA translates to MSTDHHDEDSVSPERRRRRSWTLEEKRGIVGECLEGGASIAEVARRHDLNANQLFSWRRQFGVEAAAPKELAPILPVTISRDATADYSDRGSNGQMEIVLAGGDRILVWADVEPAALSRVLEALSRR, encoded by the coding sequence ATGTCGACAGACCATCATGACGAGGATTCCGTATCACCAGAGCGCCGCCGCCGCCGATCTTGGACCCTGGAGGAGAAGCGCGGCATTGTCGGCGAATGCCTCGAGGGCGGCGCCTCGATCGCCGAGGTCGCGCGACGCCACGACCTCAACGCCAACCAGCTCTTCTCTTGGCGTCGGCAGTTTGGCGTTGAGGCGGCGGCGCCGAAGGAGCTCGCGCCGATCCTGCCCGTAACAATCTCGCGGGATGCGACGGCGGACTATTCCGATCGAGGGTCGAACGGCCAGATGGAGATTGTTCTCGCCGGGGGCGATCGGATCCTCGTGTGGGCGGACGTGGAGCCGGCGGCGCTGTCACGGGTGCTGGAGGCATTGTCGCGGCGATGA
- the tnpB gene encoding IS66 family insertion sequence element accessory protein TnpB (TnpB, as the term is used for proteins encoded by IS66 family insertion elements, is considered an accessory protein, since TnpC, encoded by a neighboring gene, is a DDE family transposase.): MIPVPSGVRVWIATGHTDMRRGMQGLALQVQEQLKRDPHAGDLYIFRGRRGDLAKILWHDGVGLSLYAKRLDRGKFIWPSATAGAVSISAGQMAYMLEGIDWRNPQLTWRPERAG; this comes from the coding sequence ATGATTCCGGTTCCGAGCGGCGTGAGGGTCTGGATTGCGACCGGCCATACCGACATGCGCCGCGGCATGCAGGGGCTGGCGCTGCAGGTGCAGGAGCAATTGAAGCGCGACCCGCACGCGGGCGATCTCTACATCTTCCGTGGCCGCCGTGGCGATCTCGCCAAAATTCTCTGGCATGACGGCGTCGGCCTGTCGCTTTACGCCAAGCGTCTGGATCGCGGGAAGTTCATCTGGCCGTCGGCGACGGCAGGGGCGGTTTCGATCTCGGCGGGGCAGATGGCCTATATGCTGGAAGGGATCGATTGGAGAAACCCGCAACTGACCTGGCGGCCGGAACGCGCCGGATAG
- the tnpC gene encoding IS66 family transposase produces MDAADAELARENAALKAALAVAQTKALEVAAELAVARAKASEDMALIAQQKLRIAKLERQIFGQRSERSVRLIDQLALTFEELEAAATEDELAAEKAVVRTTVAGFTRKRPERTTFPDHLPRERVVIEAPTACECCGSARLRKLGEDVTRTLETTPRQWKVIETVREKFTCRDCEKISQAPAPFHVIARGWAGASLLAMIVFEKFGQHQPLNRQAERYALEGVPIALSTMADAVGSVCTALDPLLRRVEAHVMAAERLHGDDTTVPVLAKGKTDTGRCWIYARDDKPFGGAGPPAAMFYYSRDRRGEHPQAHLAGYSGILQADAYDGYNRLYLADRKPGPVKEAACWVHARRPFFAMADLDENARRKAAGKKEIPLSPIAIEVVRRIDVLFEIERSINGKSAEERLAVRHTLSRPLVDDLQDYLRTQAARLSRGHDLVKAINYMLKRWAAFTLFLEDGRVCMSNNAAERGLRGIALGRKSWLFCGSDRGGQRAAAMYSLVVTARMNGVDPQAWLADVLSRIALHPAHRLDELLPWNWVAKGPAAFARVA; encoded by the coding sequence ATGGATGCCGCTGACGCCGAGCTTGCCCGCGAGAACGCCGCCCTGAAAGCGGCGCTGGCCGTCGCTCAGACAAAGGCCCTGGAAGTTGCGGCGGAATTGGCGGTCGCCCGCGCGAAAGCGTCGGAAGACATGGCGCTGATCGCGCAACAGAAGCTTAGGATCGCGAAACTGGAGCGCCAGATCTTCGGGCAGCGGTCTGAGCGGTCCGTGAGATTGATCGATCAACTGGCGCTCACCTTCGAGGAGTTGGAAGCTGCGGCGACGGAAGACGAGCTTGCGGCCGAAAAGGCTGTCGTCAGGACGACTGTCGCAGGATTTACGCGCAAGCGTCCGGAGCGCACTACATTCCCCGACCACCTTCCTCGCGAGCGCGTCGTGATTGAGGCGCCGACGGCATGCGAATGCTGCGGGAGCGCGCGTCTGCGCAAGCTCGGCGAGGATGTGACGCGCACATTGGAAACGACGCCCCGTCAGTGGAAGGTGATCGAGACGGTGCGGGAGAAGTTCACCTGCCGGGATTGCGAGAAGATCAGTCAGGCGCCGGCCCCATTCCACGTGATTGCGCGAGGATGGGCGGGGGCGAGCCTGCTGGCGATGATCGTGTTCGAGAAGTTTGGCCAACACCAGCCTTTGAACCGCCAGGCCGAGCGCTATGCCCTGGAAGGCGTGCCGATCGCGCTGTCGACGATGGCCGACGCGGTGGGCTCGGTCTGCACGGCCCTCGATCCTCTGCTCCGCCGTGTGGAAGCTCATGTCATGGCGGCCGAACGCCTGCATGGCGACGACACGACCGTGCCGGTTTTGGCCAAAGGCAAGACTGATACCGGGCGGTGCTGGATTTATGCTCGAGACGACAAACCGTTCGGCGGCGCCGGGCCGCCGGCGGCGATGTTCTACTATTCGCGCGATCGCCGGGGCGAACATCCACAGGCGCATCTGGCGGGATATTCCGGCATCCTGCAAGCCGACGCCTATGACGGCTACAACAGGCTCTATCTGGCGGATCGCAAGCCGGGTCCGGTCAAGGAGGCGGCGTGCTGGGTTCACGCACGGCGCCCGTTCTTCGCCATGGCGGATCTGGATGAGAACGCGCGCCGCAAAGCGGCGGGTAAAAAGGAAATCCCTTTGTCGCCGATCGCGATCGAGGTGGTGCGCCGCATCGACGTCCTTTTCGAGATCGAGCGGTCCATTAACGGTAAGAGCGCCGAAGAACGCCTGGCGGTTCGCCACACGCTGAGCCGACCGCTGGTCGATGATCTGCAGGACTATTTGCGCACGCAGGCAGCGAGGCTCTCGCGCGGGCATGATCTGGTCAAGGCGATCAATTACATGCTCAAACGTTGGGCGGCGTTCACGCTGTTCCTTGAAGATGGACGCGTGTGCATGTCCAACAATGCCGCGGAACGAGGGCTAAGGGGCATCGCGCTCGGAAGAAAATCATGGCTGTTCTGCGGGTCGGACCGCGGAGGGCAGCGGGCCGCGGCCATGTATAGTCTCGTTGTCACCGCACGGATGAATGGCGTCGATCCGCAGGCTTGGCTCGCCGACGTCCTCTCGCGCATCGCCCTCCATCCCGCACACCGCCTCGATGAACTGCTGCCCTGGAATTGGGTGGCAAAAGGTCCGGCAGCCTTCGCTCGTGTCGCCTGA
- a CDS encoding H-NS histone family protein, translated as MSDEFANLTVPEIQALIDRASAEIERRKEAGRATLKAEIAEKLRDAGLAFADLFPEIGKGEKAKSKSDAPKRAVAPKFKNHVSGETWSGRGARPPMWVNMILSERGWTIDQFKASEEFLAQN; from the coding sequence GTGAGCGACGAGTTCGCCAATCTAACCGTGCCTGAAATCCAAGCTCTGATCGATCGCGCCAGTGCTGAAATCGAGCGCCGGAAGGAAGCTGGCAGGGCGACTTTGAAGGCCGAGATCGCCGAAAAGCTCAGGGACGCCGGTCTGGCCTTTGCCGACCTCTTCCCGGAGATTGGGAAGGGCGAAAAAGCCAAGAGTAAGTCCGATGCCCCAAAGCGGGCAGTTGCGCCGAAATTCAAGAACCATGTGTCCGGCGAGACTTGGTCCGGTCGTGGCGCTCGCCCGCCGATGTGGGTCAACATGATCCTTTCTGAGCGAGGCTGGACGATTGACCAGTTCAAAGCGTCAGAGGAATTCCTGGCTCAGAATTAG
- a CDS encoding cold-shock protein produces MANGTLKWFDPTKGFGFISPDTGGVDVFVHISAVERAGLRTLAEGQKVSFEVFVDQRRGKSSAEQLQVL; encoded by the coding sequence ATGGCAAATGGTACCTTGAAATGGTTCGATCCCACGAAGGGATTTGGCTTTATTTCGCCAGACACGGGTGGCGTCGATGTCTTTGTCCATATCAGCGCGGTGGAGCGAGCTGGTTTAAGGACGCTGGCTGAAGGACAGAAGGTCTCCTTCGAAGTGTTTGTTGATCAGCGCCGAGGCAAATCTTCAGCGGAGCAGCTTCAAGTCCTCTAA
- a CDS encoding DUF2312 domain-containing protein, producing the protein MTDTVGIGGERILSLIERIEHIEEEIKALTEGKKEIFAEAKGEGLDVKILKEILKLRKQDKDKRDEHESLLDLYLHAIEIAETQEAKAA; encoded by the coding sequence ATGACAGATACAGTCGGAATCGGGGGCGAACGCATTCTGTCCTTGATTGAGCGGATCGAGCACATCGAAGAGGAAATCAAAGCTCTCACTGAGGGTAAGAAGGAAATTTTCGCTGAAGCCAAGGGCGAAGGTCTCGATGTGAAAATCCTGAAAGAGATTCTGAAGCTTCGCAAGCAAGACAAAGACAAGCGTGACGAGCACGAGTCTCTGTTGGATCTTTATCTACACGCCATAGAGATTGCAGAGACGCAGGAAGCCAAGGCTGCGTAG